Proteins found in one Salinimonas lutimaris genomic segment:
- a CDS encoding HlyC/CorC family transporter, with the protein MEDISTATLSIILGVLILFSAYFSSSETGMMSINRYRLKHLQKEGNKSAKRVQRLLDRPDRLIGLILIGNNLVNIAASSIATIICTRLFGDYWGFFATTFGLTLVLLIFAEVTPKTLAALYPEKIAFPSSLILLPLLTVMYPFVALINSITNSILYLLRINPTNGSDDSLSREELRTVVYEAGAMIPKKHQDMLVSILDLESVTAEDIMVPRAEIFAIDINDDWKKIQRQLTSSQHTRVLLYRDSVDDAVGFVHVRDALRLLSKDQFTKSSLLRAVREIYYTPESTPLHTLMYKFQTEKERIALVVDEYGDIMGLVTLEDILEEIIGDFTTSMVPDHSKEAHLQQDGSVLVDGSANIRDLNKEMDWNLPIEGPKTLNGLLLEYLEEIPEHKVSVRLAGYPIEIVDISENMIKTVRIMPEFFQAEREASAE; encoded by the coding sequence TTGGAAGACATATCTACCGCCACGCTATCCATTATACTGGGCGTGCTCATTTTATTTTCTGCGTATTTCTCCAGTTCTGAAACTGGCATGATGTCAATCAACCGCTACCGGCTGAAACACCTTCAAAAAGAGGGCAACAAGTCGGCCAAGCGGGTACAGCGTTTACTCGATCGACCCGACCGCCTGATTGGTCTGATTCTGATCGGCAACAACCTGGTGAATATTGCAGCCTCATCCATTGCCACTATCATCTGTACCCGTCTATTCGGGGATTACTGGGGCTTTTTTGCCACCACCTTTGGCCTGACCCTGGTTCTGCTGATTTTTGCCGAAGTCACGCCCAAGACCCTGGCTGCGCTGTACCCGGAAAAAATTGCGTTCCCCAGTTCGTTAATTCTGTTGCCGCTACTCACCGTGATGTACCCGTTTGTGGCGCTGATCAACAGTATCACTAACAGTATTTTGTATCTGCTTCGTATTAACCCTACCAATGGCAGCGATGATAGCCTTAGCCGGGAGGAGTTGCGGACCGTAGTGTATGAAGCCGGCGCTATGATCCCCAAAAAGCACCAGGATATGCTGGTCAGCATTTTGGATCTGGAAAGCGTAACAGCAGAAGATATTATGGTGCCCAGAGCTGAAATTTTTGCCATCGACATCAACGATGACTGGAAAAAAATTCAGAGACAACTGACCAGTTCACAGCATACCCGGGTACTGCTGTACCGTGACAGCGTGGACGATGCAGTTGGGTTTGTGCACGTACGTGATGCCTTGCGCCTGTTGTCCAAGGATCAGTTTACCAAAAGCAGTCTGCTGCGAGCGGTACGTGAAATTTACTACACCCCAGAATCTACACCGCTGCATACCCTGATGTATAAATTCCAGACCGAAAAAGAGCGTATTGCGCTGGTGGTCGACGAATACGGCGATATTATGGGGCTGGTGACGCTGGAAGATATTCTGGAAGAGATTATCGGAGACTTCACCACCAGTATGGTGCCGGATCACAGTAAAGAAGCCCACTTGCAACAGGACGGCAGCGTGCTGGTAGATGGCAGTGCCAATATTCGTGATTTGAATAAAGAGATGGACTGGAACCTGCCTATTGAGGGACCTAAAACACTCAACGGCCTGTTACTTGAGTATCTTGAAGAGATTCCAGAGCACAAGGTTAGCGTGCGACTGGCAGGTTATCCGATTGAAATTGTTGATATTTCTGAAAATATGATTAAAACCGTGCGGATCATGCCTGAATTCTTTCAGGCCGAACGGGAAGCGTCCGCCGAATAA
- the sixA gene encoding phosphohistidine phosphatase SixA: MSGQNSDSILLFVMRHGEAEAARRDDKSRKLTEFGRSQAIASSTWLHKYSREGSIDMALVSPYQRTRQTFDMMTQSHKFGDVEVCDDIVPDGDIHLAHDYVDALLGHSRNKPRPIKSVLLVSHMPFVSYLMDELCQNQLTPLFATGSVAVIDYSLDNHKGTLLEHYQGR; the protein is encoded by the coding sequence ATGTCAGGTCAAAACAGCGATTCTATTTTATTATTTGTCATGCGCCACGGAGAGGCAGAGGCCGCGAGACGGGATGATAAGTCGCGAAAACTGACTGAGTTCGGTCGGTCGCAAGCCATTGCCTCTTCCACATGGCTACACAAATACAGCCGGGAAGGATCGATTGATATGGCATTGGTTTCGCCATATCAGCGAACCCGTCAGACATTTGACATGATGACGCAGTCCCACAAGTTCGGTGATGTGGAAGTGTGCGACGACATTGTGCCAGATGGCGATATTCATCTGGCTCATGATTACGTTGATGCGCTGCTCGGCCATTCCAGAAATAAGCCGCGGCCCATTAAAAGTGTGCTGCTGGTCAGCCATATGCCGTTTGTCAGTTATCTGATGGATGAACTGTGCCAGAACCAGCTCACCCCCTTGTTTGCTACCGGTTCGGTGGCAGTTATCGACTATTCATTAGATAACCATAAAGGCACGCTGCTGGAGCATTATCAGGGGCGCTAG
- a CDS encoding insulinase family protein: MTTLNFFDATYLTLPNGLKVMLCPTEGTTSFVSMSVKAGHFYDPENCQGLAHLLEHALFLGSQHLPKPNSINDLVERHGGAINAWTAAEYANYHFQCPGEALSTLLPAFADMLRRPLLNKQALVKEIQSIDAEFHFKRKDDLRRLYQIHKETCNPAHPFAKFSVGNAQIFNAIGDEALRGMLAGFHQQYYCAANMTMCIFTANPIDDVRQLVEKGFGSVEQGQQATADWPAMYLDEQKGVQINIVPLQSARRMIVTFPLPGLHNDYRVKPLNYFSHLLGDEGEGSLLAFLKAHNWVTNLIAGSGIEGDDYKDFNISFQLTREGLNHREHILYALFAYLKLLEQSLEEPWRYHEKSRLNDLAFQFEETPKLLPLACEYAQHLFLYDFDEIPFLRVSDNGFDKAVLQASLAHFSAHAIRVKTIAPGLPVDRQCKHYDAHYSITPFDTEFLDSVAQAEPIEGMFLPPPNPYLGSEYELTMQVPAYSKPQNLIAKAGLNCWFAQDHDFASPKGDIYFSFDTRGFTDSLPAVGAKRIWLACLNDELQAKYYRAEIAGLHYRLYGHQAGFSLHTRGFTNQQMLLATQLFEAIQTIRPSQEQFEMRKAMQLQNLQNALLNKPTNRLFSRLSVLIQRNTQAPVDLIKAVEQCTYEDMLTYADAALAEFYLETLMHGNWSPQEATAFARQIEQQAPNAVSSPLSRQVSLLPTGKTLVHQVPSEHEDAAVVLYLQAPSNSDHDTIMCMVLEQMLSAPFFNALRTQKQLGYVVGTGYVPHNQHPGMSFYVQSPTHSPEQLLDEITRFLFEQLKDIDFYQVYWNNIRQNLLKQLEDKDLSLSMKSQRLWISLGTEDYHFDRNLRLAAMIENLEFDQISAYADKLANRELFGELVLFAQGKFDDATFPSGLRVDDITAFKELTPGH, encoded by the coding sequence TTGACTACATTAAATTTTTTCGACGCCACATACCTGACCCTTCCCAATGGCCTGAAGGTCATGCTTTGCCCCACTGAGGGGACAACCAGCTTTGTTTCTATGTCGGTGAAAGCCGGTCATTTTTATGATCCTGAAAATTGTCAGGGGCTGGCTCATTTACTTGAGCATGCCTTATTTCTTGGCAGTCAGCACCTGCCCAAGCCCAATAGCATCAACGATTTGGTAGAACGGCACGGCGGTGCGATTAACGCCTGGACCGCCGCCGAGTACGCCAATTATCATTTTCAGTGCCCGGGAGAGGCTTTATCTACCCTGCTACCTGCCTTTGCTGACATGCTCCGGCGGCCTTTGCTTAATAAACAGGCACTGGTAAAGGAAATTCAGTCGATTGATGCTGAGTTTCATTTTAAGCGCAAAGATGATCTGCGCCGCTTGTATCAGATTCACAAAGAAACCTGTAATCCAGCGCATCCGTTTGCCAAATTTTCGGTAGGTAACGCCCAGATATTTAACGCGATTGGCGATGAAGCGCTGCGTGGCATGCTGGCCGGCTTTCATCAGCAATATTACTGCGCGGCGAATATGACCATGTGTATTTTTACCGCTAACCCGATTGATGATGTCAGACAACTGGTTGAAAAAGGGTTTGGTAGTGTTGAGCAAGGGCAGCAGGCAACAGCCGACTGGCCCGCCATGTACCTTGATGAACAAAAAGGCGTACAGATTAATATTGTGCCCTTACAGTCTGCCCGCCGGATGATTGTGACCTTCCCTTTGCCCGGATTGCATAATGATTACCGGGTCAAGCCACTGAATTATTTCAGTCACCTGCTTGGCGATGAGGGAGAAGGCTCCTTACTGGCGTTTTTGAAAGCACATAACTGGGTGACTAACCTGATTGCCGGCAGTGGTATAGAGGGTGACGATTACAAAGACTTCAATATTAGTTTTCAGCTGACCCGCGAGGGTCTGAATCACCGTGAGCATATTCTGTATGCTCTGTTTGCCTATTTAAAGTTGCTGGAACAATCCCTGGAAGAGCCCTGGCGGTATCATGAAAAGTCCCGGTTGAATGACCTGGCTTTTCAGTTTGAAGAAACCCCTAAGCTGCTGCCTCTGGCTTGTGAATATGCACAACATCTGTTTCTGTATGATTTTGATGAAATTCCGTTTTTGCGCGTCAGCGATAACGGTTTTGATAAAGCTGTTTTGCAAGCATCGCTGGCCCATTTTTCGGCGCACGCTATCCGGGTAAAAACTATCGCGCCCGGACTTCCGGTTGACCGTCAATGCAAGCATTACGACGCACATTATAGCATCACCCCGTTTGATACCGAGTTTCTTGATTCTGTTGCACAAGCCGAGCCTATTGAAGGCATGTTTTTACCGCCTCCCAATCCTTATCTTGGTAGTGAGTATGAACTAACCATGCAGGTTCCGGCTTACAGTAAACCGCAAAACCTGATCGCTAAAGCCGGGCTCAATTGCTGGTTTGCTCAGGATCATGACTTTGCCAGCCCCAAAGGGGATATTTATTTTTCATTTGATACCCGGGGCTTTACTGACTCACTGCCTGCGGTCGGGGCAAAACGTATATGGCTGGCGTGTCTGAACGATGAGCTACAGGCAAAATATTACCGGGCCGAGATTGCCGGGCTGCACTATCGCCTGTACGGACATCAGGCTGGTTTTAGCCTGCATACCCGCGGCTTTACCAACCAGCAAATGTTGCTGGCAACCCAGCTGTTTGAAGCCATTCAGACTATCAGGCCGTCGCAAGAGCAGTTTGAAATGCGTAAAGCGATGCAACTACAGAACCTGCAGAATGCCTTACTGAATAAACCCACCAACCGGCTGTTTTCCCGCCTCAGTGTGCTGATACAGCGTAATACCCAGGCGCCTGTCGACCTGATAAAGGCGGTTGAACAGTGCACCTACGAGGATATGCTGACCTATGCCGATGCTGCACTGGCAGAATTTTATCTGGAAACCTTGATGCATGGTAACTGGTCGCCACAAGAAGCAACAGCATTTGCCCGGCAGATTGAACAACAGGCTCCAAATGCAGTGTCCTCCCCGCTAAGTCGGCAGGTGTCTTTATTACCGACCGGTAAAACTCTGGTGCATCAGGTGCCCAGTGAGCATGAAGACGCCGCTGTGGTGCTTTACCTTCAGGCGCCTTCTAACAGTGATCACGACACGATTATGTGCATGGTGCTCGAACAGATGCTATCGGCCCCGTTTTTTAATGCGTTACGCACTCAAAAACAATTAGGCTATGTAGTGGGCACAGGCTATGTGCCGCATAACCAGCACCCGGGTATGTCATTTTACGTGCAAAGCCCCACACATTCGCCGGAACAGTTGCTGGATGAAATCACCCGGTTTTTGTTTGAACAGCTAAAAGACATCGACTTTTATCAGGTTTACTGGAACAACATTCGTCAGAACTTGTTAAAGCAACTTGAAGACAAAGATTTATCTCTATCCATGAAATCCCAGCGTCTGTGGATCAGTCTGGGTACCGAGGATTATCATTTTGACCGTAATCTGCGATTGGCCGCGATGATTGAAAACCTCGAGTTCGACCAAATCAGCGCCTATGCCGATAAGCTTGCTAACCGTGAACTGTTCGGTGAGCTGGTTTTATTTGCCCAGGGTAAATTTGATGACGCCACGTTCCCCTCAGGGCTACGCGTAGACGACATCACCGCATTTAAAGAGCTTACCCCCGGGCACTGA
- a CDS encoding EAL domain-containing protein, with the protein MRSTIVRFFLFVLFVCSSAFSGISQAVSITDIHFKELTLQDGLSDLTILDIAEDKDGYIWIATLSGLNRYSGYDIKQYTPSHDSEHSLPSDIINGLATDAAGNLWIATSEGLVRYRYETDDFEVSPNIDMKVLAVTRDTQGNILAASPKNIIRIDVSTSKIIEKLRLPDEILETSTINEEGEKLYIGSKNQGLYIINTLNQSIKKILPDHSIKKIDFINSEPWVSTDKGSYVITKDVIDIFKDYEIKPRTFFSTHFIDTVLVGTSQGLALIDAKNKAVISFDADKSNLSGIKEDFLLSSLLDSTGKLWIGSYQGLFLFNSSDKHFNLYKNQEEFSENKNGTTIWGIDEDKNGDIWIATQSNGLGLFDKSKNKTDYFLQDEEFTIWDLAIDKNQNFWLATSSGVKAYSQVSSGLKFETSILDNFFIDSFLKNDDKIWIVNNQKSEICEIRILALKRNFSKESLVHCHHQPELSKGYYKPVYLSENKLWISSKERVLIYNTLENKFSLEYSVNDKLPLSNISKVYKWRGSIWVVSLDNKITHINGSTFQIKEQKEIAGNITSSLAAEGFENTLWIATTKEIYAFDLIDFEVKKTLPGILLENNNFNEGASLHTKNHSLIFGGNLGFNVITRDYVESLKDDTKKTATPVINSMKIFGNNDKDQVFPKEKILRKGASITLNHFESRFSFSFLLVNPSTPDLTEYRYKLVGYDSNWLLSDINRVAQFNNISFGNYEFEVQARESGKLWSDPAILKITIERPPWLQTPALVLYAVIASCIMLFILRQYQVRKQNQLAIKESEERLKLTLWSSGDELWDWDVYRGQVFRSNTWGTLDFPQDNIRTTSAYDANIHPNDLLRVQQSLKAHLEGQSEFYEQAYRAKTFSNRWIWVLDRGKVVSRDHNGQPVRMTGTLKDIHHLKEAEEQLNLFKRSIENISEGVFITNTNFKFISVNNAYCRYTGETREQALASYLFFHQYPEPFTEEIKKTLKVKGNWFGEVESVRVNGDKFEIELNIDAVHDDDGKISHFVGVFSDITSRKSTEKELLKLANTDPLTDLPNRSFFQASHANLVRRGESHALLCLDMDNFKKINDSLGHQTGDVLIKQIAKRIQRMTGKTATCYRLGGDEFSVLLEDKSDIHLITHFAQGLLDILARPFIINKQEFVLGASIGIAFYPDDGTTPQEMLKNADTAMYFAKNNGGNSYKFFSGEMNQNAVRQLQIENLIRQGIKDDLFSVYYQPKVDINSGRLVSMEALVRFEHPSKGIVSPGQFIPLAEQTGQIIEIGEQVLRKALIDTKRWVSQGIFSGRVAVNLSAKQFELSDLDDRITKILTEVGLSPLHLECELTEGTLMENPEEGLRMMERLREKGIHLALDDFGTGYSSLAYLKRFPLNTLKIDKAFIDDIAKSNVDRHMAAAIIQIAHNLGLKVVAEGVEEEEQLAILRRYDCEMLQGYLYSRPLSADRFEQLLLENQKLHQLINKHSSH; encoded by the coding sequence GTGCGCTCAACCATTGTTCGCTTTTTTTTATTTGTATTGTTTGTATGCAGTAGCGCTTTCTCCGGCATTAGTCAGGCAGTCTCTATTACAGACATTCATTTTAAGGAATTAACCCTTCAGGACGGCTTATCGGATCTGACGATTCTGGATATTGCCGAAGACAAAGACGGGTATATCTGGATAGCCACATTAAGCGGGCTAAACCGCTATTCCGGTTACGACATCAAACAGTACACCCCCTCCCACGACTCCGAGCATTCTTTGCCGAGTGATATTATTAATGGCCTAGCTACAGATGCAGCTGGTAATTTATGGATTGCTACAAGCGAAGGACTCGTACGATATCGCTACGAGACAGATGATTTTGAAGTATCTCCAAATATTGATATGAAAGTTTTGGCTGTTACTCGAGACACTCAAGGTAATATCCTAGCTGCCTCACCCAAAAATATAATTCGTATTGATGTTAGCACTAGTAAAATCATAGAAAAGCTAAGGCTCCCAGACGAAATTTTGGAAACTTCCACAATTAATGAGGAAGGCGAAAAACTATATATTGGCTCGAAGAACCAAGGCCTGTACATCATAAACACTTTAAACCAATCAATAAAAAAAATCCTCCCTGACCACAGTATAAAAAAAATAGACTTTATCAATTCAGAACCTTGGGTCTCAACAGATAAAGGTTCGTATGTTATTACAAAGGATGTAATTGATATATTTAAAGATTATGAAATTAAGCCAAGAACTTTCTTTTCAACTCACTTTATAGATACCGTATTAGTTGGCACTAGCCAAGGTTTGGCATTAATCGATGCAAAAAACAAAGCTGTAATCTCGTTTGACGCTGACAAGTCTAACTTATCTGGAATAAAAGAAGACTTCCTTCTTTCTAGTTTATTGGACTCTACAGGGAAACTTTGGATAGGAAGCTATCAGGGCCTTTTTTTATTTAACAGTTCAGACAAACATTTTAACCTATATAAGAATCAAGAAGAGTTCAGCGAAAATAAAAATGGAACAACAATATGGGGCATTGATGAAGATAAAAATGGGGACATTTGGATTGCCACACAGTCTAATGGCTTAGGATTATTTGACAAAAGTAAAAATAAAACAGATTACTTTTTGCAAGACGAAGAATTTACTATTTGGGATTTAGCAATTGATAAAAACCAAAACTTCTGGCTTGCCACTTCATCTGGAGTAAAAGCTTACAGCCAAGTTTCTTCAGGGCTCAAATTCGAGACAAGCATACTCGATAATTTTTTCATAGATAGCTTTTTAAAAAATGATGATAAGATTTGGATTGTTAATAATCAAAAATCCGAGATATGTGAAATCAGGATTCTTGCTCTGAAAAGAAATTTTAGTAAAGAAAGCCTTGTGCATTGTCATCATCAACCAGAGTTAAGTAAAGGATATTACAAACCGGTCTACCTTTCTGAAAACAAACTTTGGATTTCAAGTAAGGAAAGAGTACTAATTTACAATACGCTAGAAAATAAATTTTCTCTTGAATATTCAGTAAATGACAAACTTCCTTTATCAAATATATCAAAAGTCTACAAATGGAGAGGATCGATTTGGGTTGTTAGTCTAGACAATAAAATAACTCATATAAACGGAAGCACTTTTCAGATTAAAGAACAAAAAGAGATAGCGGGAAATATCACCTCATCTCTTGCTGCTGAAGGGTTTGAAAATACTTTATGGATTGCTACCACTAAGGAAATTTATGCTTTCGATCTGATTGACTTTGAAGTCAAGAAGACACTTCCTGGAATTTTACTGGAAAATAATAACTTTAATGAAGGGGCATCTCTACATACTAAAAACCATAGCTTGATCTTCGGTGGGAATTTGGGGTTTAACGTTATCACTCGTGACTATGTTGAGTCTTTAAAAGATGATACAAAAAAAACTGCTACTCCTGTAATAAATTCTATGAAAATATTCGGAAACAACGATAAAGATCAGGTGTTTCCTAAAGAAAAGATTCTGAGAAAAGGGGCTTCAATCACACTTAATCATTTTGAGTCACGGTTTAGCTTTTCATTTCTCCTCGTAAATCCATCTACTCCTGATTTAACGGAGTATCGATATAAACTTGTTGGCTATGACTCAAACTGGCTCCTATCTGATATCAACAGAGTTGCTCAATTTAATAACATTAGTTTTGGTAATTATGAGTTTGAGGTACAAGCAAGAGAGTCTGGTAAGCTATGGTCTGACCCAGCAATATTGAAGATTACAATAGAACGCCCCCCCTGGCTTCAAACTCCCGCACTAGTTTTGTATGCCGTTATTGCCAGTTGTATCATGCTGTTTATTCTGCGCCAGTATCAAGTGCGCAAACAAAATCAGCTGGCCATTAAAGAGTCTGAGGAGCGGCTGAAACTGACTCTGTGGAGCAGTGGCGACGAATTATGGGACTGGGATGTGTACCGCGGCCAGGTTTTTCGCTCCAACACCTGGGGCACGCTGGATTTTCCACAGGATAATATTCGCACTACCAGCGCGTATGATGCCAACATCCATCCTAATGACCTGTTGCGGGTGCAACAGTCGCTTAAAGCTCATCTTGAAGGTCAGTCTGAGTTTTATGAACAGGCCTACCGGGCTAAAACATTTAGCAACCGGTGGATTTGGGTTCTGGATCGCGGCAAGGTGGTTTCCAGGGACCATAACGGTCAGCCAGTGCGAATGACCGGTACCCTGAAGGATATCCATCATCTGAAAGAAGCCGAAGAACAGCTCAACCTGTTTAAACGCTCGATTGAGAACATCTCTGAAGGGGTGTTCATTACTAACACGAACTTCAAATTTATTTCTGTTAATAATGCTTATTGCCGTTATACCGGCGAAACCCGCGAGCAGGCACTGGCCAGCTACCTGTTTTTCCATCAGTATCCAGAACCTTTCACTGAGGAGATTAAGAAAACCCTTAAAGTTAAAGGTAACTGGTTTGGCGAGGTGGAGTCTGTCAGGGTCAATGGAGACAAGTTTGAAATTGAGCTTAATATCGATGCTGTGCATGATGATGACGGAAAAATCAGTCATTTTGTAGGCGTATTTTCTGATATCACGTCCCGCAAGAGCACTGAAAAAGAATTGCTTAAGCTGGCCAATACCGACCCGCTGACAGACCTCCCTAACCGATCGTTTTTTCAGGCCAGTCATGCCAATCTGGTGCGCCGCGGCGAGAGTCATGCCCTGCTCTGCCTGGACATGGATAACTTTAAAAAGATTAATGATTCCCTGGGCCATCAAACTGGCGACGTACTGATAAAACAAATTGCCAAGCGTATACAGCGAATGACCGGAAAAACGGCCACCTGCTATAGACTGGGTGGCGACGAGTTCAGTGTGTTGCTGGAGGATAAATCTGATATCCACCTGATTACCCACTTTGCTCAGGGACTGCTGGATATTCTGGCCCGGCCATTTATCATCAACAAACAGGAATTTGTGCTGGGCGCCAGTATTGGAATCGCTTTTTACCCTGACGATGGTACAACGCCCCAGGAAATGCTGAAAAATGCCGACACTGCCATGTATTTTGCCAAGAACAACGGTGGCAACAGCTACAAATTTTTCAGTGGTGAGATGAACCAGAATGCGGTGCGCCAGCTGCAGATTGAAAACCTGATCAGACAAGGTATTAAAGATGATTTGTTCAGTGTCTATTATCAGCCCAAGGTAGATATTAACTCCGGTCGCCTGGTTAGTATGGAAGCGCTGGTACGCTTTGAGCATCCCAGTAAGGGCATTGTCAGCCCGGGGCAGTTTATTCCCCTGGCGGAGCAGACCGGTCAAATCATTGAAATTGGCGAACAGGTGCTGCGTAAAGCCCTTATTGATACCAAGCGCTGGGTCAGCCAGGGAATATTCAGTGGCCGGGTCGCCGTAAACCTGTCAGCCAAACAGTTTGAACTGTCAGATCTTGATGATCGCATTACCAAAATTCTGACCGAAGTCGGCCTGTCACCGCTCCACCTGGAGTGCGAACTGACAGAAGGCACGCTGATGGAAAATCCTGAAGAAGGCCTGAGAATGATGGAACGGTTGAGAGAAAAAGGCATTCACCTGGCGCTGGATGACTTTGGGACCGGCTATTCTTCACTGGCCTACCTAAAGCGCTTCCCGCTCAACACGCTTAAAATCGATAAAGCATTTATTGATGATATTGCCAAAAGCAATGTAGACCGGCACATGGCCGCGGCGATTATCCAGATTGCCCATAACCTGGGCTTAAAGGTGGTTGCTGAAGGAGTGGAAGAAGAAGAGCAGCTGGCGATTTTACGTCGTTATGACTGTGAAATGTTGCAGGGTTACCTGTATAGCCGCCCGCTAAGTGCAGACCGTTTTGAGCAGCTGTTACTTGAAAACCAGAAGCTGCATCAGCTGATTAACAAGCACAGCTCGCACTAA